From a region of the Petrotoga sibirica DSM 13575 genome:
- the ispF gene encoding 2-C-methyl-D-erythritol 2,4-cyclodiphosphate synthase codes for MLKIGFGYDVHPFIENRRLILGGVVIYHPKGYGLLGHSDGDVFFHAIIDSLLGMCGLGSIGEYFPESKEFENISSSILLEKTIDLINKRYIVKINNIDAVIISNSVKISCISDQIKNNTSSILNLEVSRINLKGKSGNGLGIGGKDEGIEVYCTILGEVDEI; via the coding sequence ATGTTAAAAATTGGCTTTGGTTACGATGTTCACCCATTTATTGAAAATAGAAGATTGATATTGGGTGGAGTTGTAATATATCATCCAAAAGGTTATGGATTGTTGGGTCATTCGGATGGAGACGTGTTTTTTCATGCAATAATTGATAGTTTGTTAGGGATGTGCGGTTTGGGGTCGATAGGGGAATACTTTCCTGAAAGTAAAGAATTTGAAAATATCAGTAGCTCAATCCTATTAGAAAAGACTATAGATTTGATTAATAAAAGATATATTGTTAAGATAAATAATATAGATGCGGTAATCATATCTAATAGTGTGAAGATCAGTTGTATATCTGATCAAATAAAAAATAATACCTCCAGTATCTTAAATTTAGAAGTGAGCCGAATAAACTTAAAAGGCAAGAGTGGCAATGGTCTGGGAATAGGTGGAAAAGACGAAGGTATAGAAGTTTATTGTACCATATTAGGTGAGGTTGATGAAATATAA
- the nfi gene encoding endonuclease V, with protein MKYKFVHSFDMSPKEMIKIQKQLAKEVKLSHFSDVPNLVSGVDLSFQEDEGLAVIVTMDFKKLSVIDVTYAVDKVTLPYIPGLLAFRELPIFLKAWEELEIEPDIVFFDGQGYAHPRRMGIATHASFFIEKPTIGIAKSKLIGKYEEPGKKKGEFTFLYHKDEKIGIVLRTRDNVKPVFVSPGNLVDFDNALDFTYHFATKYKIPEITRKAHLYTKSLK; from the coding sequence ATGAAATATAAATTCGTTCATAGCTTCGATATGTCTCCCAAAGAAATGATCAAAATTCAGAAACAGTTAGCTAAAGAGGTTAAATTAAGTCATTTCTCTGATGTACCAAACTTAGTAAGCGGTGTTGATCTTTCCTTTCAAGAAGACGAAGGATTAGCTGTTATAGTAACTATGGATTTTAAAAAATTATCGGTGATCGATGTAACATATGCCGTGGATAAGGTTACCTTACCATATATTCCTGGACTTCTTGCTTTTAGAGAGCTTCCTATCTTTTTGAAGGCTTGGGAAGAACTTGAAATTGAACCTGATATAGTTTTTTTTGATGGCCAAGGCTATGCCCATCCTAGAAGGATGGGCATAGCTACTCATGCATCTTTTTTTATTGAAAAACCTACTATAGGAATCGCTAAATCTAAGTTAATTGGCAAATACGAAGAACCTGGAAAGAAAAAAGGTGAATTCACATTTTTGTACCATAAAGATGAGAAAATAGGAATAGTGTTGAGAACAAGAGATAATGTGAAACCCGTATTTGTATCTCCGGGTAACTTGGTAGATTTCGATAACGCTTTGGATTTTACTTATCATTTTGCTACGAAGTATAAAATTCCTGAGATAACTAGAAAGGCACACTTGTACACCAAAAGTTTAAAATAG
- a CDS encoding MFS transporter, with amino-acid sequence MTQKNTRNFIYLSMIVFSMVMNTLAPLMTSIQERFSVSITISSSLPFISTFGTMLSNFIGSFFIAQIGYKNFLTGGFIVQILGLFLFATAFNFPMVVLSVFLLGVATGATFMTLTSAFSHLDREIQNFGFLNASFGIGGIIAPLLVSLFLVMNLDFRFVYFIHLILISLLWVFVLIYKPIQNIKYEAIKFKEATGIIRKRFVYLSLLIFLFYSGSEIGIITWSGNLFHNVFNYSKEFSSVIISLFWVVFTFGRVITEFLNRKLTELGTILYFSISLIMSLALLLIFRHFIFFLFIGFSLAAIFPSIQKYTNQNLPKRILGMYNGLAFGSTGIGAMIIATSMGVIGDINFNISYAIPFLTFAVIIFITQKLGKEKLDNGN; translated from the coding sequence TTGACCCAAAAAAATACTAGAAATTTTATATACCTCTCAATGATTGTATTTTCTATGGTTATGAACACTCTTGCTCCTCTCATGACTTCCATTCAAGAAAGATTTTCTGTTTCCATAACTATTTCTTCTTCGTTACCGTTTATAAGTACCTTTGGTACTATGCTATCTAATTTTATAGGTAGTTTTTTTATCGCCCAGATAGGTTATAAAAATTTTTTGACAGGTGGTTTTATTGTTCAAATTTTGGGTTTGTTTTTATTTGCAACTGCATTTAATTTTCCTATGGTTGTATTATCAGTTTTCTTATTGGGGGTAGCCACAGGAGCTACTTTTATGACTTTAACCTCTGCTTTTTCTCACCTAGACAGAGAAATCCAAAATTTTGGATTTTTAAATGCAAGTTTTGGAATTGGAGGTATAATAGCCCCCCTTTTGGTCAGCTTATTTTTAGTTATGAACTTAGATTTTAGATTTGTGTATTTTATTCACTTAATTTTAATTTCTTTACTTTGGGTTTTTGTTTTAATTTATAAACCGATTCAAAACATAAAGTATGAGGCGATTAAATTTAAGGAAGCCACAGGTATAATAAGAAAAAGATTTGTTTATTTATCATTGTTGATATTTTTATTCTATTCCGGAAGTGAAATTGGCATAATAACATGGAGCGGAAACCTTTTCCATAATGTTTTTAACTATTCTAAAGAATTTTCATCTGTAATTATAAGTTTGTTTTGGGTAGTTTTTACATTCGGTAGGGTTATTACCGAGTTTTTAAACAGAAAATTAACGGAATTAGGTACCATTTTGTACTTCTCTATTTCTCTTATAATGAGTCTTGCATTGTTACTAATATTTCGACACTTTATTTTCTTTCTTTTCATTGGTTTTAGTCTAGCTGCTATTTTTCCAAGTATTCAAAAATACACCAATCAAAATCTCCCAAAGAGAATCTTAGGGATGTACAATGGGTTGGCTTTTGGTTCTACTGGGATTGGGGCTATGATAATAGCAACTTCTATGGGGGTAATTGGTGATATTAATTTTAATATCTCCTACGCCATTCCTTTTTTAACTTTTGCTGTCATCATTTTTATCACCCAAAAATTGGGTAAGGAAAAATTAGATAATGGAAATTGA
- a CDS encoding YifB family Mg chelatase-like AAA ATPase → MKYSKIKTGCIDGFKVENILVEIDVNSRSTQQTFKIVGMPSTSVLESEKRVTSAIRNTGFTIPNGSIVANLSPTSMRKDGSHFDLPIAVSLLEASGQIKELSEDYYIFGELGLNGEVRPVSGISLFLMYIKERNQQAKFIIPRGNQGESKFVAKNEVVVIDRLKDIENISLGILDEYSPKYEDIVQQSYNLDFHEIKGQIFAKRGIEIAASGFHNVLMRGSPGSGKTMIAKRVPTILPDMTKEEIIESTMIYSVAGYMNTIIDKRPFRSPHHTASSASIIGGGAVPKPGEISLAHNGVLFMDEFPEYRTDVIESLRQPLEDGEVTVTRAKSVANFPARFMLIASQNPCPCGYYGDKEIECTCSLNQILNYNRKISGPILDRIDIRIDTPRVRIDELMSKEDGESSEKIKERVSKTFQIQIKRQNKLNGKLSNKELKKFAALSEKAEDFLKQAAINLKLTARSVNRVVRISRTIADTFDSKNVEISHVSEALNYRGRKII, encoded by the coding sequence ATGAAATATTCTAAGATAAAAACTGGTTGCATAGACGGTTTTAAAGTAGAAAATATCTTAGTAGAAATCGACGTAAACTCTCGTTCTACCCAACAAACATTTAAAATAGTAGGGATGCCCTCCACATCAGTTTTAGAAAGTGAGAAGCGAGTTACTAGTGCCATTAGAAATACTGGGTTTACCATCCCCAACGGATCTATAGTTGCGAATCTTTCACCCACCTCTATGAGAAAAGATGGTTCACATTTTGATTTACCAATTGCCGTATCCTTGTTGGAGGCTTCAGGCCAGATAAAAGAATTAAGTGAAGATTACTATATATTTGGTGAACTTGGTTTGAATGGAGAAGTTAGACCAGTTTCTGGGATATCTCTTTTCTTGATGTACATAAAAGAAAGAAATCAACAAGCAAAATTCATAATTCCACGTGGAAATCAGGGGGAGAGCAAGTTTGTAGCAAAGAATGAGGTTGTTGTTATAGATAGATTGAAGGATATCGAAAATATATCTCTGGGTATCTTGGATGAATACTCCCCTAAGTATGAGGATATTGTACAACAATCCTATAATTTAGATTTTCATGAAATCAAAGGTCAGATCTTTGCCAAAAGGGGAATAGAGATAGCAGCCAGTGGGTTTCACAACGTTTTAATGAGAGGATCTCCCGGTTCAGGAAAGACAATGATCGCAAAAAGGGTTCCAACAATATTACCAGATATGACTAAGGAAGAAATTATCGAATCTACAATGATTTATTCAGTTGCTGGATATATGAACACGATAATCGACAAAAGACCCTTTAGATCTCCTCACCATACGGCCTCAAGTGCTTCAATAATAGGAGGAGGAGCCGTTCCAAAACCGGGTGAAATAAGCTTGGCTCATAATGGAGTTTTATTCATGGATGAATTCCCTGAATACCGTACAGATGTAATTGAGTCCCTAAGGCAGCCTCTAGAAGATGGAGAAGTGACAGTAACAAGGGCAAAATCTGTTGCTAATTTTCCTGCCAGATTCATGCTTATAGCCTCCCAAAACCCATGTCCATGTGGATATTACGGAGACAAAGAGATAGAATGTACATGTAGTTTGAACCAAATCTTAAATTACAACAGAAAAATCTCAGGGCCCATATTGGATAGAATAGATATAAGAATAGATACACCGAGGGTAAGAATAGATGAACTTATGTCCAAAGAAGATGGAGAGAGCTCCGAAAAGATAAAAGAAAGAGTTTCAAAGACTTTCCAAATACAGATAAAAAGGCAAAACAAATTGAATGGAAAACTTAGTAATAAAGAATTGAAGAAATTTGCTGCTCTTTCTGAAAAAGCTGAAGACTTTCTAAAACAAGCTGCAATTAATTTGAAATTAACCGCAAGGTCTGTAAACAGGGTAGTACGAATTTCTCGAACAATAGCGGACACTTTTGATTCAAAGAATGTGGAAATAAGTCATGTTTCTGAAGCTCTGAATTACAGGGGGAGAAAAATCATATGA
- a CDS encoding thermonuclease family protein yields the protein MRKISSFFLLLLLLLSSVYANSQELITIPDIENLEKSKVSSILDGDTINTYQYDESIRLIGIDAPETKAGSKPIGEYGYKSYQFVRDRLINIAKRNVYLEFDDDKFDNYGRVLAYVYYEDEEGNLVLLNEEILKNGLARPLFYEDTSKKQEIFVKAYIQAYEDRKGIFENYDDESIVVESDALTQKDLGRMRWVKVKVKDVIKEGENYYKIISEGEDFYYGIRKQEFDAFFDGYDIYDLVGEEVMFWGEIWFDKRTGQYEILGRAPFEIKRFVNGVQGEEGDKQYG from the coding sequence ATGAGAAAAATATCTTCTTTTTTTCTGTTACTTTTGTTGCTATTAAGCTCAGTTTATGCTAATTCACAAGAATTAATAACAATACCAGATATAGAAAACCTAGAAAAATCAAAAGTTTCTTCTATATTGGATGGAGACACAATTAACACTTACCAATACGATGAAAGTATCAGGTTGATAGGGATAGACGCTCCAGAGACCAAAGCCGGTAGTAAGCCCATTGGTGAGTATGGCTATAAGTCGTACCAATTTGTTAGGGATAGACTAATAAATATTGCAAAAAGAAACGTATATTTAGAGTTTGATGATGATAAGTTTGATAATTATGGAAGAGTTTTGGCTTATGTTTATTATGAGGATGAAGAAGGTAACTTAGTATTATTAAACGAAGAAATATTAAAAAATGGATTAGCAAGACCTTTGTTTTACGAAGACACTTCAAAAAAGCAAGAAATATTTGTTAAAGCTTATATCCAAGCGTATGAAGATAGAAAAGGGATCTTTGAAAATTACGATGATGAAAGCATAGTGGTGGAATCTGATGCCTTAACTCAAAAGGATTTAGGTAGAATGAGGTGGGTGAAGGTCAAAGTAAAGGATGTTATAAAAGAAGGCGAAAATTATTACAAAATTATCTCTGAAGGCGAAGATTTTTACTATGGAATAAGAAAACAGGAGTTTGATGCTTTTTTTGATGGTTACGATATCTATGATTTAGTTGGGGAAGAAGTTATGTTCTGGGGAGAAATATGGTTTGATAAGCGAACTGGGCAATACGAAATACTGGGAAGGGCTCCTTTTGAGATAAAAAGATTTGTGAATGGAGTGCAGGGAGAAGAAGGGGATAAACAGTATGGGTAA
- a CDS encoding GNAT family N-acetyltransferase → MGKYFKKVVGEKCFLSPVNPDDFEKYTEWLNDPEISENMMVEDNIISLLKERDILEKMAKGNDVFFAIVDLETEELIGNCGLHDINRINQSAVLGIFIGNREYLSKGYGTQAIKLLLNYGFNVLNLNNIMLEVFEYNKRAIRSYQKAGFKEIGRRRQAKFFKNNRFDIIFMDILREEFLEIKDAKGALG, encoded by the coding sequence ATGGGTAAATATTTTAAAAAAGTAGTAGGAGAAAAATGCTTTTTGTCACCAGTTAATCCTGACGATTTTGAAAAATACACGGAATGGTTAAATGACCCAGAAATATCAGAAAACATGATGGTAGAGGATAATATTATTTCTTTGCTTAAAGAAAGAGACATTTTAGAAAAAATGGCTAAGGGCAACGATGTTTTTTTTGCCATAGTGGATTTAGAAACGGAAGAGCTGATAGGTAATTGTGGGTTGCATGACATTAATAGAATTAATCAATCGGCTGTCCTTGGAATTTTTATTGGGAATAGAGAATATCTGTCTAAAGGATATGGTACCCAAGCCATTAAGTTGCTTTTGAATTATGGATTCAACGTTTTAAATTTAAATAATATCATGTTGGAAGTTTTTGAATATAACAAAAGGGCAATAAGATCTTACCAAAAAGCTGGATTTAAAGAAATAGGTAGGCGAAGGCAAGCAAAGTTTTTTAAAAACAATAGATTCGATATAATATTTATGGACATTTTGAGAGAAGAATTTCTTGAAATAAAAGATGCGAAAGGAGCATTAGGGTGA
- the trhA gene encoding PAQR family membrane homeostasis protein TrhA produces the protein MKDLDNIEKFTTGEEISNAVIHGIGALLSIAALVLLVVFSAIHRQPWSIFSSVIYGSSLIILYLSSTLYHSFQRKKIKDLFEIFDHSAIYILIAGTYTPFALITLSGRLGWIIFSVVWVLAAIGIIFKIFFVKRFRILSTILYIAMGWLVVFAMEPLVTNLDFWGVFWLVIGGILYTVGTIFYLWRKIPYHHALWHLIVLAGSICHFFSVFFYVI, from the coding sequence GTGAAAGATTTGGACAATATCGAAAAATTTACCACTGGTGAAGAAATATCTAATGCCGTTATACACGGTATAGGGGCACTGTTGAGTATAGCTGCTTTAGTGTTATTGGTAGTTTTTTCAGCGATTCATAGACAACCTTGGAGTATATTTAGTTCGGTTATATATGGTTCATCGTTGATCATTCTTTATTTATCTTCAACACTATATCACAGCTTTCAACGTAAAAAAATAAAAGATCTTTTTGAGATCTTCGATCATTCGGCAATTTATATTTTAATAGCAGGTACTTACACACCTTTTGCACTAATTACGTTGAGCGGAAGGCTAGGTTGGATTATATTTTCTGTGGTATGGGTTTTGGCAGCTATAGGCATTATTTTTAAAATATTTTTCGTTAAAAGATTTAGGATTCTTTCAACAATTTTATACATAGCCATGGGATGGTTAGTTGTATTTGCTATGGAACCTTTAGTTACAAACTTGGATTTCTGGGGAGTCTTTTGGTTGGTCATAGGAGGCATTCTTTACACAGTTGGGACCATATTTTACCTGTGGAGAAAAATCCCATACCACCATGCTTTATGGCATTTGATAGTACTTGCAGGAAGCATATGCCACTTTTTCTCAGTGTTTTTTTATGTTATATGA
- a CDS encoding bifunctional enoyl-CoA hydratase/phosphate acetyltransferase, with translation MKNFEELLNRAKSKPTKNVVLVCAEDIEALKALSKASEEGFANPVLVGNKEEIKKNLEIVGKEFDIIDAETPHEAAEKGVRLVSSGAADLLMKGKIKTSELLKAVLNNEWGLKTGNLLSHVAVVETPYLDRLLLISDGGMIIHPDLMQKVQIIYNALEVAKNLEIKTPKVALLAAIEVVNPDMPETVDAAILAQMNKRGQIKGCVVDGPLALDNAINEQAAKIKNINSEVAGKADILIVPDIHSGNLLGKSAVYFSGGNVAGIVVGAKAPIVLVSRADNDQSKLAALALGVLNS, from the coding sequence ATGAAAAACTTTGAAGAATTGTTGAACAGAGCAAAGTCCAAACCAACAAAGAACGTCGTTCTTGTCTGTGCTGAAGATATTGAAGCTTTGAAGGCTTTATCAAAGGCGAGTGAAGAAGGGTTCGCAAACCCTGTCCTGGTTGGAAATAAAGAAGAAATTAAAAAAAATTTGGAAATTGTTGGAAAGGAATTTGACATTATAGACGCAGAAACTCCACATGAAGCAGCAGAAAAAGGAGTTCGCCTCGTTTCAAGTGGAGCTGCTGATCTGCTTATGAAGGGTAAGATAAAAACCTCTGAGTTGTTAAAAGCTGTTTTAAACAACGAATGGGGATTAAAAACAGGAAATTTGCTTTCTCATGTTGCTGTAGTAGAAACACCTTATTTGGATAGATTACTTTTGATAAGCGATGGTGGAATGATAATCCACCCAGATTTAATGCAAAAGGTTCAAATTATATACAACGCCCTTGAAGTAGCCAAGAACCTTGAAATAAAAACTCCCAAGGTAGCTTTATTAGCGGCGATTGAAGTAGTTAATCCCGATATGCCCGAGACAGTAGATGCCGCTATATTGGCCCAAATGAACAAGAGAGGCCAAATAAAAGGTTGTGTTGTCGATGGTCCTCTTGCCCTTGATAACGCTATAAACGAACAAGCTGCCAAGATTAAAAATATAAACAGTGAGGTTGCAGGTAAAGCAGATATTTTAATTGTTCCAGATATCCATTCGGGGAACTTGTTAGGAAAATCTGCTGTATATTTTTCAGGAGGAAACGTGGCAGGGATTGTAGTGGGAGCAAAGGCTCCCATAGTATTAGTATCAAGAGCCGACAACGATCAATCGAAATTGGCAGCTCTGGCACTTGGAGTTTTAAACTCCTGA
- a CDS encoding MATE family efflux transporter, with the protein MKIKDTGKVDVLKTSIWKALFTLAWPIILTNMMHAIYNITDAYFLGKLGPLELSVPTVVWPLIFVFFSFATGFSYAGTSLIAQYTGYGDQRRAEKSAAQTILVMTFVALAIMAIVLIFSKQLLSLLRLDKNIFELSNTYLKIMAFSLPFIFLMQTVAGIFRGWGNSFIALKYNGISILLNVILDPLFIFQFNLGVFGAALATMLSQVIMSVVFLFVLLKGRKGFKLHSNDFVPDPKLIKKVLSVGLPSSIGETFTAIGFAIIMGVIAQFGPIVISGYGIGNRMNNLIIMFAMGISLATVTMTGQYVGANQPERAEETVRKASLATLLIVGSASMVMFLFGHNITKFFINDPEVIKVGEEFFRYVSFSLPFFSLVSVFLGTLRGTGHTIQSTIIDMVRLWGIRVPLVFFLAETHGYIGVFIAMIISNFSALVLALGFLVFGNWKKPVIEEASQRNA; encoded by the coding sequence ATGAAAATCAAAGATACAGGAAAAGTTGACGTTTTAAAAACATCCATATGGAAAGCTTTATTTACCTTAGCCTGGCCAATCATTTTGACAAATATGATGCATGCGATATATAATATAACTGATGCATATTTTTTGGGAAAGTTAGGCCCTTTGGAATTATCTGTTCCTACCGTAGTTTGGCCTCTGATATTTGTTTTTTTTTCTTTTGCCACAGGATTTTCCTACGCTGGAACCTCTTTGATAGCCCAATATACAGGATACGGCGATCAAAGAAGAGCTGAAAAATCGGCAGCGCAAACTATTTTGGTAATGACGTTTGTGGCTTTAGCCATTATGGCAATAGTGTTGATCTTTAGCAAGCAATTATTATCTCTTTTACGATTGGATAAAAACATATTCGAACTTAGTAATACGTATCTAAAAATAATGGCATTTAGTTTACCTTTCATTTTTTTAATGCAAACGGTAGCGGGTATATTTAGGGGATGGGGAAATTCATTTATAGCCCTGAAATACAACGGTATATCAATCTTGTTGAATGTGATTCTTGACCCTCTTTTCATTTTTCAATTCAATTTAGGCGTATTTGGTGCAGCACTAGCAACTATGTTATCTCAAGTTATTATGTCTGTTGTATTTCTATTTGTATTGCTCAAAGGTAGAAAGGGGTTTAAATTACATTCCAATGATTTTGTCCCTGATCCAAAACTTATAAAAAAAGTGTTATCGGTTGGATTACCTTCTTCTATTGGTGAAACTTTTACAGCTATAGGATTTGCTATAATTATGGGAGTTATCGCACAATTTGGGCCTATCGTTATTAGCGGATATGGAATTGGAAATAGAATGAACAATTTAATAATTATGTTCGCTATGGGAATATCTTTGGCAACGGTTACTATGACAGGTCAATATGTAGGTGCAAACCAACCTGAAAGAGCTGAGGAAACAGTTAGAAAAGCTTCTTTGGCAACTTTACTGATCGTTGGTAGTGCTTCAATGGTTATGTTTTTATTTGGTCACAATATAACGAAATTTTTCATAAACGATCCTGAAGTAATTAAAGTGGGAGAGGAATTTTTTAGATATGTTTCTTTCTCACTTCCGTTCTTCTCCTTAGTTTCTGTCTTTCTTGGTACTTTAAGAGGTACAGGACATACGATACAATCGACCATTATAGATATGGTAAGATTGTGGGGAATAAGGGTACCTTTGGTTTTTTTCTTAGCTGAGACTCACGGGTACATAGGTGTTTTCATCGCTATGATAATAAGTAATTTCTCTGCTCTTGTATTAGCCTTAGGTTTTCTAGTTTTTGGGAACTGGAAAAAACCTGTAATTGAAGAAGCTTCTCAAAGAAATGCTTAG
- a CDS encoding Tex family protein produces the protein MDIIKTITEDLNIKQFQTENTVELLNEGNTVPFISRYRKERTGNLDEEKIRRIEELLKYYQHLEDYKKTVLKSIEEQGKLTYELKEKIINTKKMTELEDLYLPYKKRKKTNADKAIEAGLEPAANKVLLGNIKSLDELEEFVSEEYDNIDKVVEGISYIIGQTFAHNKDNRESLRKYYEKFGKIHSEKKKEFIEEATKYDMYHEFTQEISKIPNYRVLALNRGEKEKVLNVKLIIDDEWLDKEKTKYETGNEICDEIISKGLNYGFTNMLNPSIEREIRQNLTEKAEEGAIDLFAKNLRQLLLTPPLKNKRVLAIDPGFRTGCKVVVLDEMGNFLANDTIFPVPPQNDIENSEKIVMSLIQKHNINLIAIGNGTASRETQQFVVDLIKKNNLDLKYIFVDESGASVYSASRLAKEEFPEYDVTVRGAISLGRRIQDPLAEFVKIDPKSIGVGQYQHDVNQKKLKEKLDATVESVVNLVGVNLNTASYSLLEYVSGITSSLAKKIVQYRQKNGPFQKRADLFKVKGFGEKAFEQSAGFLRIIDGENPLEMTGIHPESYEPAEKLINILGYTLDDLKIKEKLDPLKLKVSQLLNEKENLKSISKELEIGEYTLIDILKELQKPGRDPRDEMPEPQLMDDILKFEDLKESMRLSGKITNITDFGAFVDLGIKENGLIHKSNLSEKFVAHPTDIVQINDIVEVEIISIDKSRRRIGLRLVSIQR, from the coding sequence TTGGATATAATCAAAACAATAACAGAAGATCTGAACATAAAACAATTTCAAACTGAAAACACTGTAGAATTATTAAATGAGGGAAACACCGTACCTTTTATCAGCAGGTACCGAAAAGAAAGAACGGGTAATTTAGACGAAGAAAAGATTAGACGAATAGAAGAATTACTTAAATATTACCAACACTTAGAAGACTACAAAAAAACTGTCTTAAAAAGCATCGAAGAGCAAGGCAAATTAACATATGAACTAAAAGAAAAGATCATCAACACCAAAAAGATGACTGAATTGGAAGATCTGTATCTTCCTTACAAAAAAAGAAAGAAAACCAATGCCGACAAAGCTATAGAAGCTGGTCTTGAACCTGCAGCAAACAAAGTGTTGTTAGGTAATATCAAATCTTTAGATGAATTAGAAGAATTTGTATCTGAGGAATACGATAATATAGACAAAGTGGTAGAAGGAATTTCCTACATAATAGGTCAAACCTTTGCCCATAACAAAGACAATCGGGAAAGTCTAAGAAAGTATTACGAAAAATTCGGAAAAATTCACTCTGAAAAAAAGAAAGAGTTTATAGAAGAAGCCACAAAGTACGATATGTATCACGAATTCACACAAGAAATTTCAAAAATTCCAAATTACAGAGTTTTAGCTTTAAACAGGGGCGAAAAAGAAAAAGTTTTAAATGTAAAATTAATTATTGATGACGAGTGGCTTGATAAAGAAAAAACTAAATACGAAACAGGAAATGAGATCTGCGATGAAATTATATCCAAAGGTTTGAACTATGGTTTCACAAATATGTTAAACCCCTCAATAGAAAGAGAAATAAGACAAAACTTAACAGAAAAAGCAGAAGAAGGGGCCATAGATCTCTTTGCCAAAAATCTCAGGCAATTATTACTAACCCCTCCTTTAAAAAACAAAAGGGTCTTAGCAATTGATCCTGGTTTCAGAACGGGATGTAAAGTTGTGGTATTGGATGAAATGGGAAATTTTCTCGCTAACGATACGATATTCCCCGTTCCTCCACAAAATGATATAGAAAACTCCGAGAAAATTGTGATGAGTTTAATTCAAAAACATAATATAAATCTAATAGCAATAGGTAACGGGACCGCCTCACGAGAAACTCAGCAATTCGTCGTTGACTTAATAAAGAAAAATAATTTGGATCTTAAATATATATTCGTCGATGAATCTGGAGCTTCTGTTTATTCCGCTTCTAGGCTAGCGAAGGAAGAGTTCCCGGAATATGATGTAACTGTCCGAGGAGCTATAAGTTTAGGAAGAAGAATACAAGATCCTCTTGCGGAATTTGTGAAAATAGACCCCAAATCAATAGGTGTAGGCCAGTATCAGCACGATGTCAACCAAAAAAAGTTGAAAGAGAAGCTCGACGCAACTGTGGAAAGCGTGGTTAACCTCGTTGGTGTTAATTTAAACACAGCCTCATATTCTTTATTAGAATACGTTTCAGGAATAACCAGTAGCCTAGCAAAGAAAATTGTCCAATACCGTCAAAAGAATGGCCCATTCCAAAAAAGAGCCGATCTCTTCAAGGTAAAAGGCTTTGGAGAAAAAGCTTTTGAACAAAGTGCAGGATTTTTGAGAATAATAGATGGGGAAAACCCGCTAGAAATGACGGGCATACACCCAGAAAGTTATGAACCAGCCGAGAAATTAATAAATATACTTGGCTACACCTTGGATGATCTAAAAATCAAAGAAAAATTGGACCCATTAAAATTAAAAGTTTCTCAACTTTTAAACGAAAAAGAAAATCTTAAATCAATATCGAAAGAATTGGAAATTGGGGAATATACATTGATCGATATACTGAAGGAACTTCAAAAGCCCGGCAGAGATCCAAGGGATGAAATGCCTGAACCTCAACTTATGGATGATATCCTAAAATTTGAAGATCTAAAAGAAAGTATGAGATTATCAGGTAAAATAACTAACATTACTGATTTTGGTGCTTTTGTAGATTTGGGAATAAAAGAAAACGGCTTGATTCATAAGTCAAACCTTTCTGAAAAATTTGTAGCTCATCCTACGGATATTGTGCAAATAAACGATATTGTGGAAGTAGAAATAATAAGCATTGATAAATCAAGAAGAAGAATAGGTCTAAGATTAGTTAGTATTCAAAGATAA